In Kineococcus sp. NBC_00420, a single genomic region encodes these proteins:
- a CDS encoding citrate/2-methylcitrate synthase, which produces MTLTSEVPAGLRGVVVTTTGLGDVRGDEGFFHYRQYSAIDLARHRSVEDVWFLLHCGALPTPLEAQGFLAEVAAQRHLPAVLADALPVVAAAGGPLLSGLRTALSLLGAAEGFRPVYDLDPAARAADALRVCALTPTVLAALHRLRSGAEPVAPREDLDAAANWLWMLTGREPAPEHVRAIRRYLVSTVDHGFNASTFTARVVASTGADVAAAVVAALGAFSGPLHGGAPDRALAALEEIGTPERAEQWVRDQLAAGGRVMGFGHAVYRTRDPRAVLLRETALELGGDLAELAAAVEDRVVAVLAELKPGRSLHANVEYYAGVVMAQAGLDPSLFTPTFATSRVIGWCANVLEQAQDPRIIRPAARYDGPPAPSPLP; this is translated from the coding sequence ATGACGCTGACGAGCGAGGTCCCCGCAGGGTTGCGCGGTGTGGTGGTCACGACGACCGGGCTCGGTGATGTGCGCGGTGACGAGGGGTTCTTCCACTACCGGCAGTACTCGGCCATCGACCTGGCCCGCCACCGCAGCGTCGAGGACGTGTGGTTCCTGCTGCACTGCGGCGCGCTGCCCACGCCGCTGGAGGCGCAGGGCTTCCTGGCCGAGGTCGCCGCCCAGCGGCACCTGCCCGCGGTGCTGGCGGACGCGCTGCCGGTCGTCGCGGCCGCCGGGGGCCCGCTGCTGAGCGGGCTGCGCACGGCGCTGTCCCTGCTCGGCGCCGCCGAGGGGTTCCGGCCCGTCTACGACCTGGACCCCGCCGCCCGGGCCGCCGACGCGCTGCGGGTCTGCGCGCTGACCCCGACGGTCCTGGCCGCCCTGCACCGCCTCCGCTCCGGGGCGGAGCCCGTGGCCCCCCGCGAGGACCTCGACGCGGCGGCGAACTGGCTGTGGATGCTGACCGGTCGCGAGCCCGCACCCGAGCACGTCCGGGCGATCCGTCGCTACCTGGTGAGCACCGTCGACCACGGCTTCAACGCCTCGACCTTCACCGCCCGCGTCGTCGCCTCCACCGGGGCGGACGTCGCCGCCGCCGTCGTCGCCGCGCTCGGAGCGTTCTCCGGGCCGCTGCACGGGGGTGCCCCGGACCGGGCCCTCGCGGCGCTGGAGGAGATCGGCACGCCGGAGCGCGCCGAGCAGTGGGTGCGCGACCAGCTCGCCGCCGGGGGCCGGGTCATGGGGTTCGGCCACGCCGTCTACCGGACCCGCGACCCCCGTGCCGTCCTGCTGCGCGAGACCGCACTCGAGCTCGGCGGGGACCTCGCCGAGCTCGCCGCGGCGGTGGAGGACCGGGTCGTGGCGGTGCTCGCCGAGCTCAAGCCGGGCCGGTCGCTGCACGCCAACGTCGAGTACTACGCCGGGGTCGTGATGGCCCAGGCGGGGCTCGACCCCTCGCTCTTCACCCCGACCTTCGCGACCAGCCGGGTGATCGGCTGGTGCGCCAACGTCCTCGAGCAGGCGCAGGACCCCCGCATCATCCGGCCCGCCGCGCGCTACGACGGGCCGCCGGCGCCCTCACCGCTGCCCTGA